From the Paludibacterium paludis genome, one window contains:
- a CDS encoding bifunctional acetate--CoA ligase family protein/GNAT family N-acetyltransferase, giving the protein MKPHYLTPLFSPRNVAVVGASDKPGSIGQAVFSNLLAGNFQGKLYPVNLNHKVVAGMPAVQSVRLIEGAVDLAVVTTALRALPGIVKDCGKKGVKAVLLAKEFSDSDQLEREILNESLSIARHYGIRVLGPNVLGLMRPVAGFNATNYSNRVRPGNLALVSQSSALCAAMLDWADGKSIGFSSVISVGEALDVDFGEILDFLVADNFTQGILLHVHHIHDARRFMSAMRAAARTKPVVVIKSGRFEDSVTGVTHSSNLVASGDVFDSALSRAGVLRVNTIAQLFTAAKVLAANYRVQGRRLAIVTNGIGPGVLAADSTYTYGVELAQLSPATIELLDEVLPRNWSHGNPLDIIGDASPARFRTAVKACLDDPGVDGVLVIFTPQSGTDHLTTAQLMVGLQREASKPLFLSWLGEAKVSESRELFSKAKCAHFSAPEFAIEVFRNLANYHHNQQLLLQTPGPLGGRQEPADAERARRVVNRALKEGRNVLSERESKEVLAAFKIPVNPTHLARNEDEAVQLAQKNGYPVVLKIDSPDIIYKSDVGGVELNIANEASLRQAFADIVGRARTLRPDAHIEGVSVQPMRKRRFARELMVGVTHDTSFGPVITFGAGGIAVEIMQDRALGLPPLNSYLVNSMIDKTRIGKILGAFKNLPPIDRQELEAVLLHVSEMVCEMPEIREMDINPLVADERGVIALDARIIVEKARPDRRNYRHMAIMPYPTRMVKNAKLTDGTDVIIRPVRPEDADMQQQFVRNLSEESRYNRYMSSIKQLSQTMLVRFTQLDYDREMALAMTRVDEAGKEEQLAVARFITDPDNESCEFALEVADRWQGRGIGFILMSALFDAARDQGLAVMRGEVLAGNKGMLKLMHKLGFKVEPHPEDRALTIVAKALADEAPQAAGN; this is encoded by the coding sequence ATGAAACCGCATTACCTCACCCCGCTGTTTTCGCCGCGAAACGTGGCGGTTGTCGGTGCCAGCGACAAGCCGGGTTCCATCGGGCAGGCCGTTTTCTCCAATCTTCTGGCGGGCAACTTCCAGGGCAAGCTCTATCCGGTCAATCTCAACCACAAGGTGGTGGCGGGCATGCCCGCGGTTCAGTCCGTGAGGCTGATCGAAGGAGCGGTCGACCTGGCTGTGGTGACGACCGCGCTGCGCGCCTTGCCCGGCATTGTGAAGGACTGCGGCAAAAAGGGTGTCAAGGCGGTGCTGCTGGCCAAAGAGTTTTCCGATAGCGATCAGCTCGAACGCGAAATCCTCAACGAGTCGCTGTCGATCGCGCGCCACTACGGTATCCGGGTTCTGGGCCCCAATGTCCTGGGGCTGATGCGCCCTGTGGCGGGCTTCAATGCGACCAATTACAGCAACCGCGTCCGTCCCGGCAACCTCGCGCTGGTGTCGCAGTCCAGCGCGCTGTGCGCGGCCATGCTCGACTGGGCCGACGGCAAGAGTATCGGCTTTTCCAGTGTGATTTCGGTGGGCGAGGCGCTGGACGTGGATTTCGGGGAGATTCTCGATTTCCTTGTCGCCGACAACTTCACGCAGGGCATCCTGTTGCACGTGCACCACATTCACGATGCGCGACGCTTCATGAGCGCCATGCGCGCCGCGGCGCGAACCAAGCCGGTCGTGGTGATCAAGTCGGGCCGTTTCGAAGACAGCGTGACCGGCGTAACGCATTCGAGCAACCTTGTGGCGAGCGGCGATGTGTTCGACTCCGCGCTGTCCCGCGCGGGGGTGCTGCGGGTGAATACCATTGCCCAGCTCTTTACCGCTGCCAAGGTGCTGGCGGCCAATTACCGGGTGCAGGGCCGCCGGCTGGCGATCGTGACCAACGGTATCGGGCCCGGCGTGTTGGCGGCCGATAGCACGTACACCTACGGTGTGGAGCTGGCGCAGCTGTCGCCGGCGACAATCGAATTGCTTGACGAGGTGTTGCCGCGCAACTGGTCGCACGGCAATCCCCTGGACATTATCGGGGATGCCAGCCCGGCCCGTTTCCGCACCGCGGTGAAAGCCTGTCTGGACGATCCCGGTGTGGATGGGGTTCTGGTGATTTTCACCCCGCAGTCGGGAACGGATCATTTGACGACAGCGCAATTGATGGTGGGTCTGCAGCGCGAAGCGAGCAAGCCGCTGTTCCTCTCCTGGCTTGGCGAGGCGAAGGTGTCGGAGAGCCGGGAGCTGTTCAGCAAGGCCAAATGCGCGCATTTCAGCGCGCCGGAATTCGCGATCGAGGTGTTCCGCAACCTGGCCAATTATCACCACAACCAGCAGCTGTTGTTGCAAACGCCGGGCCCCTTGGGCGGTCGCCAGGAGCCCGCCGACGCGGAGCGGGCGCGCCGGGTCGTGAACCGGGCGCTGAAAGAAGGGCGCAACGTCCTGTCGGAGCGGGAGTCCAAGGAAGTGTTGGCGGCCTTCAAGATTCCGGTCAATCCGACCCATCTTGCCCGCAATGAAGACGAGGCGGTGCAACTGGCCCAGAAGAACGGTTACCCGGTTGTACTCAAGATCGATTCGCCCGACATCATTTATAAGTCCGATGTGGGGGGAGTGGAGCTGAACATCGCCAACGAAGCCTCGTTGCGCCAGGCGTTCGCCGATATCGTGGGGCGCGCCCGTACCCTGCGGCCGGATGCCCACATCGAAGGGGTGTCCGTTCAGCCGATGCGCAAGCGGCGCTTTGCCAGGGAGTTGATGGTCGGGGTGACGCACGATACATCGTTCGGTCCGGTGATCACTTTCGGCGCGGGCGGCATTGCCGTTGAAATCATGCAGGACCGGGCGCTCGGCTTGCCGCCGTTGAACAGCTATCTGGTCAACAGCATGATCGACAAGACGCGCATCGGGAAAATCCTCGGCGCATTCAAGAACCTTCCTCCCATCGATCGGCAGGAACTCGAGGCGGTGCTGTTGCATGTGTCGGAGATGGTGTGCGAGATGCCGGAAATCCGCGAAATGGACATCAACCCCCTGGTGGCCGACGAGCGCGGGGTGATCGCCCTGGATGCGCGGATCATCGTCGAGAAGGCCAGGCCGGATCGCCGCAATTACCGGCACATGGCCATCATGCCCTATCCGACCCGGATGGTGAAAAACGCCAAGTTGACGGACGGCACCGATGTGATCATTCGTCCTGTCCGCCCGGAAGACGCCGACATGCAGCAGCAATTCGTGCGCAATCTGTCCGAGGAGAGCCGCTACAACCGCTATATGTCGAGCATCAAGCAGCTATCCCAGACCATGCTGGTCCGGTTCACCCAGCTTGATTACGATCGCGAAATGGCGCTGGCGATGACCCGCGTCGATGAAGCGGGCAAGGAGGAGCAACTGGCCGTGGCCCGTTTCATCACCGATCCGGATAACGAGAGTTGCGAGTTCGCCCTGGAAGTGGCCGACCGCTGGCAGGGCAGGGGCATCGGTTTCATCCTGATGTCGGCGCTGTTCGATGCGGCGCGGGATCAGGGGCTGGCCGTCATGCGCGGAGAGGTTCTCGCGGGCAACAAGGGCATGCTCAAGCTCATGCACAAACTGGGCTTCAAGGTCGAGCCCCACCCTGAAGACCGGGCGCTGACGATTGTCGCCAAAGCCCTGGCCGATGAAGCGCCGCAGGCCGCGGGTAATTAA
- the rpsP gene encoding 30S ribosomal protein S16: protein MVVIRLARGGSKNRPFYNIVVTDSRSRRDGRFIERVGFYNPVANEKEERVRVTMDRLNYWIGVGAQVSDSVARVVKELKVAA from the coding sequence ATGGTAGTGATTCGTCTGGCACGCGGCGGCTCCAAGAACCGTCCGTTCTACAATATCGTTGTGACCGACTCCCGTAGCCGTCGCGACGGTCGTTTCATCGAGCGCGTGGGCTTCTACAACCCGGTTGCCAACGAGAAGGAAGAGCGCGTCCGCGTCACCATGGACCGTCTGAACTACTGGATCGGCGTGGGTGCCCAGGTGTCCGACTCCGTCGCTCGCGTGGTCAAGGAACTGAAAGTCGCTGCCTAA
- the rimM gene encoding ribosome maturation factor RimM (Essential for efficient processing of 16S rRNA), whose amino-acid sequence MRDDELVVMGYVSGAFGVRGWVKVHADTEFEDSLFDYPEWLIGKNGVWKTYRFEDGAVQPKALVAKLEGVADRDAADSLKGSQVAILRDQLPEPDDDEYYWADLIGLDVVNRSGQALGKVTKLLGTGAHDILVVHDGKTERMIPFVEQFVGKVDIEAGTIEVDWGLDF is encoded by the coding sequence ATGCGCGACGACGAACTCGTGGTTATGGGCTATGTCAGTGGCGCCTTCGGGGTTCGCGGCTGGGTGAAAGTCCATGCCGATACCGAATTCGAAGACAGTCTGTTCGACTATCCCGAATGGCTGATCGGCAAGAATGGCGTCTGGAAAACCTACCGTTTCGAAGACGGTGCGGTCCAGCCCAAGGCGCTCGTGGCCAAACTCGAAGGAGTGGCCGACCGCGACGCTGCGGACAGTCTCAAGGGATCGCAAGTCGCAATCCTGCGGGACCAGTTGCCGGAACCCGACGACGATGAGTATTACTGGGCCGATCTGATCGGTCTTGATGTGGTCAACCGGTCGGGCCAGGCGCTCGGCAAGGTGACAAAACTGTTGGGTACGGGAGCGCACGATATCCTGGTCGTTCACGATGGCAAGACGGAGAGGATGATTCCTTTCGTCGAGCAGTTCGTCGGCAAAGTGGATATCGAGGCGGGTACCATCGAGGTGGATTGGGGTCTCGATTTCTGA
- the trmD gene encoding tRNA (guanosine(37)-N1)-methyltransferase TrmD, translating into MRVDAITLFPEMFEAVTRFGISRRAHEMGLWEFAAWNPRDFTEDNYRRVDDRPFGGGPGMVMQPEPLEKAVDAARNAQREAGVARSRVVYLSPQGPALTHGKAQALAGEAGLVLLCGRYEGIDQRLLDRVVDEEISIGDYVLSGGELPAMVLIDTIVRLLPGALNDSLSAVEDSFVSGLLDCPHYTRPEEYRGMRVPDVLMSGNHALIAKWRLKQSLGKTWLNRPDLLKDRTLSKQEAGLLAEFQQEHAPAKKQES; encoded by the coding sequence ATGCGTGTGGACGCCATCACCCTTTTCCCGGAGATGTTCGAGGCGGTGACCCGTTTCGGCATCAGTCGCCGGGCCCATGAAATGGGGCTGTGGGAGTTTGCCGCATGGAATCCGCGTGACTTTACCGAGGACAATTATCGCAGGGTGGACGATCGTCCCTTCGGCGGAGGTCCCGGAATGGTCATGCAGCCCGAGCCGCTGGAGAAAGCCGTCGATGCTGCCAGGAACGCGCAGCGGGAAGCGGGAGTCGCCCGGTCCCGGGTGGTGTATCTCTCCCCGCAGGGGCCGGCCCTGACGCATGGCAAGGCGCAAGCGCTCGCCGGCGAAGCGGGTCTCGTGCTGTTGTGCGGACGTTACGAAGGCATCGATCAGCGGCTGCTCGACCGTGTTGTCGACGAGGAAATCTCGATCGGCGACTACGTGTTGTCCGGCGGAGAGCTGCCTGCGATGGTGCTGATCGATACGATCGTGCGGCTGTTGCCGGGCGCATTGAACGATTCGCTTTCGGCGGTGGAGGACTCGTTTGTTTCGGGCCTGCTCGATTGCCCGCACTACACCCGTCCCGAAGAATACCGCGGCATGCGGGTGCCGGATGTGTTGATGTCCGGTAATCATGCCCTGATCGCCAAATGGCGACTCAAACAGTCGCTCGGAAAGACGTGGCTTAATCGCCCCGATCTTCTGAAAGACCGAACATTATCCAAACAGGAGGCAGGGCTGCTGGCAGAGTTTCAGCAGGAACATGCCCCCGCAAAAAAACAGGAGTCCTGA
- the rplS gene encoding 50S ribosomal protein L19 yields MDLIQQLEQEEIARLGKTVPSFAPGDTVIVQVKVKEGNRERLQAYEGVVIAKRNRGLNSAFIVRKISAGEGVERTFQTYSPLVASIEVKRRGDVRRAKLYYLRGRTGKAARIKEKLPTRKEA; encoded by the coding sequence ATGGATCTGATTCAGCAACTCGAGCAAGAAGAAATCGCTCGCCTTGGCAAAACCGTTCCTTCCTTCGCTCCCGGTGACACCGTCATCGTGCAAGTCAAGGTAAAGGAAGGTAACCGCGAACGTCTGCAGGCCTACGAAGGCGTGGTTATCGCCAAGCGCAACCGCGGTCTGAACAGCGCCTTCATCGTGCGCAAGATCTCCGCCGGTGAAGGCGTGGAACGTACCTTCCAGACCTACTCTCCGCTGGTTGCCTCGATCGAAGTGAAGCGCCGTGGTGACGTGCGTCGCGCCAAGCTGTACTACCTGCGTGGCCGCACCGGCAAGGCCGCTCGTATCAAGGAAAAGCTGCCGACCCGCAAAGAAGCGTAA